The genomic segment aGTTGTGGTTTTGTAACaaattccatataaatgtaCACTTAGTTTGCCAATTTCATGCATGGACCTAAAGCACTACATTCAACTTTGGACGTAGTGGCGGCGGGGAGTATCATTAACCTATCggcataatatttcgtattccgcttattgggatcaaaaggaaaaaaatggagTATATACGTTCAAAAACAATACTTCTTgctttttgggacactctaatgcCGACACAAGCGAATCATTCAGGTTCTTCGTGAACCGCTTGATCATTATGTTTAAGTCTTCCGCAGTTTCCATTTCGTTAACAGGGCTAGAAGTCATAGTCCGCCTTTCATCTTCTTCTTAGCCGAGGGACCTCATccgcagtattttctccaaggcagGATTTTATGTCACGATGATCAgaaaagctgtggtcatccaacacttcccagtcacatATCTTTCAGCTTATATCCTCCGATAAAAAAGGTAACATCtatagtacctcctgcctattGCTGGTAATAAATGTCAGTTTATTCCCTTTAtgacaaatcgccagattgcaacttatatgCTATTTGATAAGCAGCtccctttcgttgatatccgacttccccatatctgataATGAGACTTATTACCCTTCTTTCTAAAACTGTCCAAATGGATAAGTCTGCAGGATAGACATCTGGCGAATTGGATTGTCATTGTGTGGACGATGAAGTGCGGAACATTAACTTTTTAGTCATTCTTGGTTTGAACGAGCTTTAAACGAAGTTTCCTGGTCTTTTTAGTGCGACCATGGTCTACGATCGAATTTTTTGTGCAAATcagcttccaaaatgttttaCCAATAATTGTCCAgctgcagaccatagggtaacaagttatagtccgattcggaccacaaatttattgaatgttgaacattgtaaaagtcattgtgtaatatttcagtccattcggataagaactgcgccttataggggctcaagaagcaaaatcaggagatcggtttatatgggagctctatcaagctatagatcgattcagaccatattagacacgtatgttgaaggtcatgggagaagccattgcaccaaatttttggcaaatcggatgagaattgcgccctctagaggctcaagaagtcaagatcccagatcggtttatatggcagctatggcaggttatgaaccgacatgaaccatacttagcacagttgttggaagtgactgCAAAGCGTGCAAAAGCCAAATTGcaaagaattgggccctctagaggttcaagaagtcaagtcaagtttaggtcggttgggattgtaaacacactacactaataaaaagtatatgtgcaaaattttaagcgcctagctttactccttccaaagttagcgtgctttcgacagacgggcgaacggacggacggacagacggacgaaaatggctagatcgcctgaaaatgtcatgacgaccaagaatatatatactttatgtagtcttagacgcatatttcaaggtattacaaacggaatgacgaaattagtatacccccatcctatggtggagggaataaaaacaaaatgttaaaaattaagggtttattgttttctatttgtaatagaagcAAAGGTCTGCAGCCGGAAAATATCCGATTGcatgaattatttcaagaccaAATAAATCGTGCGCAAAACATGTGAATGAACGGGACGCACGCCGCAAACAGTGTAGGCTGCAAAtatgtttacattgaaaacttaCTCTTATGGCAATCATCGATTACTTAGAGCAGCAGTTGGGCAAGTGTGTTTTAATGTAAAAGTTGGATGTCTTCATTTGGTAGAAATATATGGAGAGGAGTAATTTCTTTATTGCTGCgctacaaatgaaaatactcttaagagTATAGTTTCAACCTAGAGACATACCTTTTCGACAAATCCTACCGGCGAGTTtgggttgtgcaaaatttcagcgaaatcggttaataaattcaccttttatgggtctaaaacattaaatcgggagatcagtatacatagcagctacatccaaatctggaccgatttatgcCGTATTGAATAGAAATATAGGGGACACTTACACAGCTcgctttaccaaatttcagcgaaatcagacaataaatgcgcctattatcggcccaacaccttaaatcgagagatcggtctatatgactgctatattaaaatctggaccgatctgggccaaattaaacaaggatgtcggggggccaaacgtaactcactgccccaaatttcagcgaaatcggacaataaatgcgtcatttataTGTCCAATGTCCTTAATCgagggataggtctatatggcagttctaTCGAAATATGAACTGGTCGTAACCATACACGGACGAATATGGAGGGGCTAAACGCAACTTATTGTgccttatttttgcaaaattggttaataaattcaccttttatgggcctaaaaccttaaatcgggaaatcggtataaaaggcggctatatccaaatctagaacgatctgggccgtattaaaaagagatgtcgaggagcctaacacaaatcgctaaactaaatttctgcgaaatcgcatttagcccaagatcttaaatcgagagatcggcctatatgacagctatattaaaatctggaccgatctgggccaaattaaacaaggatgacgagaggtctaacacaactcactgtcccaaaatttagcaaagtcggataataaatgtggctttaagaggcccaagaccttaaattggcaaatcgatatatatgggggctatttcgagatatagtcctatatagcccattttcgaacttaacctgcctatggacaaaaaaaagaatctacgcagagtttcagctcaatatctttattttaaaagactgtagcgtgatttcaacagacagacggaaggatgtaGCTAGAtcttcttggatttttacgacgatgatTCTTCCAAACggtggcaaacggaatgacaaaatgaatatatccccatcctatggtggtgggtatgaaaactaAATAACGCGGCGGATTGTAACTTAAATCATATATTTTAGAAAGTTGCCGCTTGTCAcaaaagtatttattttttataccctccaccataggatgggggcgaaataatttcgttattccgttcgaaatatgcatctaagaccccataaagtatatatattcttgaccgtcatgacattttaagtcaatctagccatgtctgtaagtctgtcctttcgtccgtctgtctgtcgaaagcacgctaaggagaaaagctagacgcctgaagttttacacaaatacttcttattagtgtagatcgattgggattttaaatggaccaaatcgatccatgttttgatatggctgccatcaTTAGCGAAGCCATCTTAGCTTTCTGAGGGGACCCTTTGAATAGCAATAAAACTagcaaatttttatcgaaaataatgaaatttttaaaattgtgccatataaaccgatctgaggtcttgactttttgagcttcaagagagcgcaattctaattcgattcgCCTGAAATGTCGCACGTGGTCTTCACTTCCAACTATTGTgctaaatgtggttcaaatcggtccataacctgtatagctgccatataaaccgatctcccgattagacttctttagATTCTAATgagcgcaatccttatccgatttgaaattttgcacatatcgatgtggtatgacttctaacaactgtgccaagtatggtctaaatcagtccataacctgatatagccgccatataaaccgatctcccgattagacaagagggcgcaattcttacccaatttggttgaagttttacATATGCCAgttttggcatgacttccaacaactgtttcaagtatggtccaaatcggttgataacctagtAAAGCTGTTGGAAGTTTTTGTACgatttctaacagccatgacacgTACGTCCCATAGCGGTCAACAACTtcatatagctgatatatatttgaaaaagtcattcaaagaagttgacaaatgcgatccatggtggagggtatgtaagattcggccggccgaacttagcacgctttcacttgtctCATATTTGACATCTGTATGACAGGTCGGCTACTTTTGGGACTGCCCTCGTAGCTATTTATTGACTTTTGGCTGTGCTTGACAAACGGTTTAAGCCACAGGAGAGCTTTTCCTCAAAATCGAATCGACTAAATTCGAATCGATTTCGTTATTAAATGATTTTCGGTTTACCAGCGGTAGATAacgtaatttttgtttgtttatatcgGTCGACACATTGAGACTTTAGCTGGGTTTTGCTAAGAGCAGATTCTGttgcattttcttttttcttttgacGTCTTGTTCTCCTTTGAAGATCTTAAAATGGCGAGGCAAATTTTGCCACAAATATCTcattaagtaaaaaaaagggAAGTTCCTCACATTTCAAAGattcaaagataaggggccatCGATGCCTAACTTACACCATAGTTTGTGTGATTCATTTAAGTGTAATTAAAAGGCCTAGAAAAAAACTGGAAAGTAATGCTTGCAACAAAAACCCCAAAGTTTTCTTCCGTTGGACACATACAACTGAGTGCATCAGTTCGATACTTACCGTAGTTGGGAACGAATCGCTTTATTGTGGGggatttattttattgtagAACACCATCAAACATTTTGTGCATGTTGACGGTTTTCGTTTTCCAAGAAGCCATTTTTTATCGTTTTTGATTACAATCCATTATTCTTTAATATCGAAAATTTGAGTATTCATCAgtcatttttcatttgttttgtggTAAACAACAGAACATGTTTTCAGCGGCTTTCACAACTTTGGAGTTAAGTCTTTTCAGTGTCTTCCAAATGTGTTTTTAAACTAAAGGAAAATTCAATTTACTAATCTACTGACGTTTTTCATTCATATCTTTTCAGTTATTCCTATGAAGTCATCAAGGATATTGCTGATTACCTATTGGATCGCACCACTGTTCGCCCTGTGATAGGCATTATTTGCGGTTCGGGCTTGAATTCGATTGCAGAGAACATCAAGGATACCAAGATTTTCGAATATGAGGACATTCCCAATTTCCCAGTGTCCACCGTGGAGGGCCATGTGGGACGCATGATCTTTGGCTATTTGGAAAATATGCCCGTCATGGCTATGCAGGGTCGTTTCCATTACTATGAGGGCTATCCCTTAGCGAAGTGCTCCATGCCGGTACGTGTAATGAAACTGGTGGGAGTTCGTTATTTAATGGCCACCAATGCTGCTGGGGGTCTCAATACCAAATTCAAGGTGGGCGACATCATGTTGGTACGCGATCACATCAACATTATGGGCTTTGCCGGCAACTCGCCACTGCAGGGCCCCAACGATACCCGTTTCGGACCTCGTTTCCCACCCATGACAAATGCCTATAATGCCCACTTGATAAAGACTGCCCGAGCTGTGGCCAAGGAGATGGGCATCGAGAATGAGGTCCATGAGGGAGTCTACACCTGTTTGGGAGGACCCAACTATGAGACCGTAGCCGAATTGAGAATGTTGCGCACCATGGGCGTAGATGCAGTGGGCATGAGTACCGTCCATGAGGTAATCACTGCCCGGCATTGTGACATGACAGTATTTGCCTTTAGTTTGAttaccaacaaatgtgccacCGACTATGACAGCAGCGAGGATGAGGCCAATCACGAGGAGGTGGTGGGTGTAGGAAAATCACGACAAGCCATCTGTGGGGAGCTCATGTGCCGGGTCATCCGCCAGATTGCCAAAGATTGCACCAAATAATAAATCTCAAGTCAACATGTTTTTTAACTCCTAGAATTTAGTgtaaattaaacaaaagaaataataaaaaatcctAAATGGTTTCTGAGTTACAAAGCAAGGGgcgattttgttttgttttgaccctGTGCCGGTCATTTGTATTTCGAACACCTTTTTACGAAAGTCCAAAAGtcattgttttaattggaaCTCCTACCCAATACTTTTACTTGACCTCACTAGCCTGCATGATCATTTGAGGGTCCATTCcccaaaatatatatgtatttaaatGTTATCCTATTTTTCTTTCACACACAAGCCAACAAACATACATCAAGCTTGTTTGTATGTTCATTCATATAGGACCCCTTTGTGATGCTTGTATACCCACTCCAGTGACTCAGGAACAATTTTTATATGTGTAATTCGTATGTATGTAACTTACCTAGCTTGTAAGTTTTAAagcataaaacaaaaacaaaaaataagaaaaaaaaattagtttacaTAATCACacattatttgtatttttttttatttaggatTAGCTGAATCAACATATTGTCGCAATAAAAA from the Stomoxys calcitrans chromosome 1, idStoCalc2.1, whole genome shotgun sequence genome contains:
- the LOC106094639 gene encoding purine nucleoside phosphorylase isoform X3; this encodes MTGSTKNGNTCLMNKSKSTANGGDGNVNTARNTYTATESASYSYEVIKDIADYLLDRTTVRPVIGIICGSGLNSIAENIKDTKIFEYEDIPNFPVSTVEGHVGRMIFGYLENMPVMAMQGRFHYYEGYPLAKCSMPVRVMKLVGVRYLMATNAAGGLNTKFKVGDIMLVRDHINIMGFAGNSPLQGPNDTRFGPRFPPMTNAYNAHLIKTARAVAKEMGIENEVHEGVYTCLGGPNYETVAELRMLRTMGVDAVGMSTVHEVITARHCDMTVFAFSLITNKCATDYDSSEDEANHEEVVGVGKSRQAICGELMCRVIRQIAKDCTK
- the LOC106094639 gene encoding purine nucleoside phosphorylase isoform X2 — its product is MTGSTKNGNTCLMNKSKSTANGGDGNVNTARNTYTATESASSSGSNYSYEVIKDIADYLLDRTTVRPVIGIICGSGLNSIAENIKDTKIFEYEDIPNFPVSTVEGHVGRMIFGYLENMPVMAMQGRFHYYEGYPLAKCSMPVRVMKLVGVRYLMATNAAGGLNTKFKVGDIMLVRDHINIMGFAGNSPLQGPNDTRFGPRFPPMTNAYNAHLIKTARAVAKEMGIENEVHEGVYTCLGGPNYETVAELRMLRTMGVDAVGMSTVHEVITARHCDMTVFAFSLITNKCATDYDSSEDEANHEEVVGVGKSRQAICGELMCRVIRQIAKDCTK
- the LOC106094639 gene encoding purine nucleoside phosphorylase isoform X1, which encodes MTGSTKNGNTCLMNKSKSTANGGDGNVNTARNTYTATESASSSGSKSVKTQLSATEQIEMVINEENYSYEVIKDIADYLLDRTTVRPVIGIICGSGLNSIAENIKDTKIFEYEDIPNFPVSTVEGHVGRMIFGYLENMPVMAMQGRFHYYEGYPLAKCSMPVRVMKLVGVRYLMATNAAGGLNTKFKVGDIMLVRDHINIMGFAGNSPLQGPNDTRFGPRFPPMTNAYNAHLIKTARAVAKEMGIENEVHEGVYTCLGGPNYETVAELRMLRTMGVDAVGMSTVHEVITARHCDMTVFAFSLITNKCATDYDSSEDEANHEEVVGVGKSRQAICGELMCRVIRQIAKDCTK